A window of the Streptomyces sp. NBC_00250 genome harbors these coding sequences:
- a CDS encoding ABC transporter ATP-binding protein: MCVVRDLVKTYPATRGGRGAPATPEVRATDGISLDVRGGEIFGLLGPNGAGKSTLVRQLTGLLRPDSGSVRLLGHDLVRHPERASRLLAYLGQESTALDELTVALAAETTGRLRGLTAHDARAERDTVLDELGLGALASRPLRKLSGGQRRLACFAAALVGERPVLVLDEPTTGMDPVARRAVWAAVDRRRAEHGTTVLLVTHNVIEAETVLDRVAVLEHGKVIACDTPAGLKERVAGEIRVELVWRESAPLDLPEVAALRALAQETGRRWILRLAPDAARAAVATVTGGAAFAALDDFTLATPSLEDVYLALGGANEGLVKA, from the coding sequence GTGTGCGTGGTGCGGGACCTGGTCAAGACGTACCCCGCCACGCGCGGCGGGCGCGGTGCGCCCGCGACACCCGAGGTGCGGGCCACCGACGGGATCAGTCTCGACGTGCGCGGCGGCGAGATCTTCGGCCTGCTCGGCCCCAACGGCGCCGGCAAGTCCACCCTCGTCCGCCAGCTCACCGGGCTCCTGCGCCCCGACTCCGGCAGCGTCCGGCTCCTCGGCCACGACCTGGTGCGCCACCCCGAGCGGGCGTCCCGGCTCCTCGCCTACCTCGGCCAGGAGTCCACCGCCCTCGACGAGCTGACCGTCGCCCTCGCCGCCGAGACCACCGGGCGGCTGCGCGGCCTCACCGCCCACGACGCGCGCGCCGAGCGCGACACCGTCCTGGACGAGCTCGGCCTCGGCGCGCTCGCCTCCCGGCCGCTCAGGAAGCTCTCCGGCGGCCAGCGCAGGCTCGCCTGCTTCGCCGCCGCGCTCGTCGGCGAGCGCCCCGTCCTCGTCCTCGACGAGCCCACCACCGGCATGGACCCGGTCGCCCGCCGCGCCGTCTGGGCGGCCGTCGACCGGCGACGCGCCGAACACGGCACCACCGTGCTGCTCGTCACCCACAACGTCATCGAGGCCGAGACCGTCCTCGACCGGGTCGCCGTCCTCGAACACGGCAAGGTCATCGCCTGCGACACCCCCGCCGGACTCAAGGAACGCGTCGCGGGCGAGATCCGCGTCGAACTGGTCTGGCGCGAGTCGGCGCCCCTCGACCTGCCCGAGGTCGCCGCGCTGCGCGCACTCGCCCAGGAGACGGGACGGCGCTGGATCCTCCGGCTCGCCCCGGACGCGGCCCGCGCGGCCGTCGCCACCGTCACCGGCGGCGCCGCGTTCGCCGCGCTCGACGACTTCACGCTCGCCACGCCCAGCCTGGAGGACGTGTACCTGGCGCTGGGCGGCGCGAACGAGGGGCTGGTGAAGGCGTGA
- a CDS encoding alkaline phosphatase D family protein: protein MTSRFISPAPSRRTVVKAAAVTAVAAPALLGAASTAHAAPGAPAFLHGVASGDPLPDGVLLWTRVTPTPEAVPGSGLGPDLQVGWELAEDRAFARVVASGTTTASAGSDHTVKADVRGLRPATAYWFRFTAGSTVSPTARTRTAPAADAAAPGVRFGVVSCANWEAGHFSAYRHLASRADLDAILHLGDYVYEYGSGTYPEAKYTVRQHEPRHEIVSLADYRTRHGHYKTDADLQALHAAHPVVAIWDDHEFANDAWSGGAENHTPGAEGDWAARVAAAKQAYFEWMPVRTSTEGTVFRRLRFGKLADLHLLDLRSFRSAPAKTGSGSVDDPERSIAGRAQLDWLKSGLAGSDATWQLVGTSVMISPVAFGALPAHLLEPLAELMGLPKEGLAVNVDQWDGYTDDRKELLAHLTSRAIRNTVFLTGDIHMAWANDVPVKAATYPFSASAATEFVVTSVTSDNLDDMLHVAPGTLSVVAAGAVKAANRHVKWVDMDHHGYGVLDVTAERSQMDYYTVSDKADPDATTAWARSYRTLSGTQRVERVYQPVR from the coding sequence GTGACCAGTCGTTTCATATCTCCTGCCCCCAGTCGGCGCACGGTCGTCAAGGCCGCCGCCGTCACCGCCGTCGCCGCGCCCGCCCTTCTCGGCGCGGCCTCCACGGCCCACGCGGCCCCCGGGGCACCCGCGTTCCTCCACGGCGTCGCCTCCGGCGACCCGCTGCCCGACGGCGTCCTGCTCTGGACGCGCGTCACCCCCACACCCGAAGCCGTGCCCGGTTCCGGCCTCGGCCCGGACCTCCAGGTCGGCTGGGAGCTCGCCGAGGACCGCGCCTTCGCGCGGGTCGTGGCCTCCGGCACGACCACCGCGAGCGCCGGTTCCGACCACACCGTGAAGGCGGACGTCCGGGGCCTGCGCCCGGCCACCGCCTACTGGTTCCGCTTCACCGCGGGCTCCACCGTCTCCCCCACCGCACGCACCCGTACGGCTCCGGCCGCCGATGCCGCCGCGCCCGGTGTCCGCTTCGGCGTGGTCTCCTGCGCCAACTGGGAGGCCGGCCACTTCTCGGCGTACCGCCACCTCGCCTCCCGCGCCGACCTGGACGCGATCCTCCACCTCGGCGACTACGTCTACGAGTACGGCAGCGGCACCTACCCCGAGGCGAAGTACACGGTCCGGCAGCACGAGCCGCGCCACGAGATCGTCTCGCTCGCCGACTACCGCACCCGGCACGGCCACTACAAGACGGACGCCGACCTCCAGGCGCTGCACGCGGCCCACCCGGTCGTCGCCATCTGGGACGACCACGAGTTCGCCAACGACGCCTGGTCGGGCGGGGCCGAGAACCACACCCCGGGCGCCGAGGGCGACTGGGCGGCCCGGGTCGCCGCGGCCAAGCAGGCCTACTTCGAGTGGATGCCGGTCCGCACCTCCACCGAGGGCACGGTCTTCCGGCGGCTGCGCTTCGGCAAGCTGGCCGATCTGCACCTGCTCGACCTGCGCTCCTTCCGCTCCGCCCCGGCGAAGACGGGCAGCGGGTCGGTCGACGACCCGGAACGGAGCATCGCGGGCCGCGCCCAGCTCGACTGGCTCAAGTCCGGGCTCGCGGGCTCGGACGCGACCTGGCAGCTGGTCGGCACCTCGGTGATGATCTCGCCGGTCGCCTTCGGGGCCCTGCCCGCCCACCTCCTGGAGCCGCTCGCCGAGTTGATGGGCCTGCCGAAGGAGGGGCTCGCGGTCAACGTCGACCAGTGGGACGGGTACACGGACGACCGCAAGGAGCTGCTCGCGCACCTCACCTCGCGGGCGATCCGCAACACGGTCTTCCTGACCGGCGACATCCACATGGCCTGGGCCAACGACGTGCCGGTGAAGGCGGCCACGTATCCGTTCTCGGCGTCCGCCGCGACCGAGTTCGTGGTCACCTCGGTGACCTCGGACAACCTGGACGACATGCTGCACGTGGCCCCGGGGACGCTCTCGGTGGTGGCCGCCGGAGCCGTCAAGGCCGCCAACCGGCATGTGAAGTGGGTGGACATGGACCACCACGGCTACGGGGTGCTGGACGTGACCGCCGAGCGCTCGCAGATGGACTACTACACGGTCTCCGACAAGGCGGACCCGGACGCGACGACGGCCTGGGCGCGCTCCTACCGGACGCTGAGCGGAACGCAGCGTGTCGAGCGGGTGTACCAGCCGGTTCGCTGA
- a CDS encoding ABC transporter permease, with protein MSTVPAEALPTGALSVREHDDEEAAAPLAPRARLLPALAAVYRAQLSRARVARIPLLFVATFQSIGIMVLMRGVVDGGSEARAVVAGSTVLVVAFVALNLLAQYFGQLRATGGLDHYATLPVPPAAVVLGAAGAYASFTVPGTAVTAVVGSVLFGLPLGHLWILAAVVPLAGAALAGLGAALGLLAPRQEFATLLGQLGMSAALLLGVLPAERLPGPIGWARDLLPSTYGVEALARTFDPRPDWAVVALDLAVCGVVGVVSLAVATWAYRRAAVR; from the coding sequence GTGAGCACCGTGCCCGCCGAGGCCCTGCCGACCGGCGCGCTTTCCGTCCGGGAGCACGACGACGAGGAGGCCGCCGCGCCCCTCGCCCCGCGCGCCCGGCTGCTGCCGGCCCTGGCCGCCGTCTACCGCGCGCAGCTCTCCCGCGCCCGGGTCGCCCGCATCCCGCTGCTCTTCGTCGCCACCTTCCAGTCCATCGGGATCATGGTCCTGATGCGCGGGGTCGTCGACGGGGGCTCCGAGGCACGCGCCGTCGTGGCCGGATCCACCGTCCTCGTCGTCGCCTTCGTCGCGCTCAACCTGCTCGCCCAGTACTTCGGACAGCTGCGGGCCACCGGCGGCCTCGACCACTACGCCACCCTGCCCGTGCCGCCCGCCGCCGTCGTGCTCGGCGCCGCAGGGGCGTACGCCTCCTTCACCGTGCCCGGGACGGCCGTCACCGCCGTCGTCGGTTCCGTGCTCTTCGGGCTGCCGCTCGGCCACCTCTGGATCCTCGCCGCCGTCGTGCCGCTCGCCGGAGCCGCGCTCGCCGGGCTCGGCGCGGCCCTCGGGCTCCTCGCGCCCCGGCAGGAGTTCGCCACCCTCCTCGGCCAGCTCGGCATGTCAGCCGCCCTGCTCCTGGGCGTGCTCCCGGCGGAGCGGCTGCCGGGGCCCATCGGCTGGGCCCGGGACCTGCTGCCGTCGACGTACGGCGTGGAGGCCCTGGCCCGCACGTTCGACCCGCGTCCCGACTGGGCTGTCGTCGCCCTCGACCTCGCCGTGTGCGGGGTGGTCGGCGTGGTCTCCCTGGCCGTCGCCACCTGGGCGTACCGGCGGGCCGCCGTCCGCTGA
- a CDS encoding DUF2252 domain-containing protein has product MSVPQPTAAERGEHILAVFDTAFGELLAADPAAFRVKFRKMAGSAFAFYRGTACLFYADLEQEAHGGPYLDERTGRVWIHGDLHAENFGTYMDANGRLIFNVNDFDEAYVGPFTWDLKRLAASLALIGYAKALSDEQITHLVRIYAASYRERIHALATGAKNDDLPPFTLDTAEGALLDALRDARSMTRFGLLESMTEIRDFERRFSAGGGAIELDAAARYKVLAAFDGYLETLPESSLTRPDSYRVKDVVGRRGIGIGSAGLPSYNILLEGNSDALENDVVIYLKQAQTPAVSRHVTDAAVREYFRHEGHRTVISQRALQAHADPWLGWTELDGAGQLVAEVSPYAVDLDWSDIDDPQDIAATVADLGRATATMHAAADESSGHSLVPFSTERAIDAAIAADEEGFADLLVDFAHAYGARARADHQIFVDLFRNGRIPGL; this is encoded by the coding sequence ATGTCGGTCCCCCAGCCCACCGCCGCGGAGCGCGGTGAGCACATTCTCGCCGTCTTCGACACCGCCTTCGGCGAGCTCCTCGCCGCCGACCCCGCGGCCTTCCGCGTCAAGTTCCGGAAGATGGCCGGCTCCGCCTTCGCCTTCTACCGGGGCACGGCCTGCCTGTTCTACGCGGACCTGGAGCAGGAGGCCCACGGTGGCCCCTACCTGGACGAGCGCACCGGCCGGGTGTGGATCCACGGCGATCTGCACGCCGAGAACTTCGGCACGTACATGGACGCCAACGGACGGCTGATCTTCAACGTCAACGACTTCGACGAGGCGTACGTCGGCCCCTTCACCTGGGACCTCAAGCGGCTCGCGGCCTCGCTCGCCCTCATCGGCTACGCGAAGGCGCTGAGCGACGAGCAGATCACCCACCTGGTCCGGATCTACGCCGCGTCCTACCGGGAGCGGATCCACGCCCTCGCGACCGGCGCGAAGAACGACGACCTGCCCCCGTTCACGCTGGACACGGCCGAGGGCGCGCTGCTCGACGCGCTGCGCGACGCCCGCTCCATGACCCGCTTCGGGCTCCTGGAGTCGATGACGGAGATCCGGGACTTCGAGCGCCGCTTCTCCGCGGGCGGCGGCGCGATCGAGCTGGACGCGGCCGCCCGGTACAAGGTCCTGGCCGCCTTCGACGGCTACCTGGAGACCCTGCCGGAGTCCAGCCTGACCCGCCCCGACTCGTACCGGGTCAAGGACGTCGTCGGGCGGCGCGGCATCGGCATCGGATCGGCCGGCCTCCCCTCGTACAACATCCTTCTGGAGGGCAACAGCGACGCCCTGGAGAACGACGTCGTGATCTACCTCAAGCAGGCGCAGACCCCGGCGGTCTCCCGCCATGTGACGGACGCGGCGGTACGGGAGTACTTCCGGCACGAGGGCCACCGCACCGTGATCTCGCAGCGGGCGCTCCAGGCGCACGCCGACCCGTGGCTGGGCTGGACGGAGCTGGACGGCGCCGGGCAGCTGGTCGCGGAGGTCTCGCCGTACGCGGTGGACCTGGACTGGTCGGACATCGACGACCCCCAGGACATCGCGGCCACCGTCGCCGACCTGGGCCGGGCGACGGCGACCATGCACGCGGCGGCGGACGAATCCAGCGGGCACTCGCTGGTGCCGTTCTCGACGGAGCGGGCCATCGACGCGGCGATCGCCGCCGACGAGGAGGGCTTCGCGGACCTCCTGGTGGACTTCGCCCACGCGTACGGGGCACGCGCGCGGGCCGACCACCAGATCTTCGTGGACCTCTTCCGCAACGGCCGGATCCCGGGCCTGTAG
- a CDS encoding NYN domain-containing protein, whose product MEHVDRCVVLVDAGYLLGAAASLLAGEPARSRITVDHAGLIQQLRQRAEAETALPLLRIYWFDGAPDRVPQPEHRRLRVMPRVTVRLGALTRSDGRWAQKGVDAAMHTELTELARNRACSDIVLVTGDGDLLPGLMSAKEHGVAVHLWAVQAADGDYNQSEDLVAEADERRVLDRTWITRAVRAKDLTGICSPPPAPRPEIAAILSAPLPEAALAASAERAAEAAAAGGASGEVATANGNGHAGNGHLHHGNGHTHGTGHLREDDHGHGAGAGVPAPAGGKGVPTPKDLAGLRAPGAAPATPGAPVPQGASALRWSSDRGWVERPAPTLGEPAETASLPTLAALTSAEQRWADREEDITTVGGDPFEVGQVFARRWMERLPEQSHVSKLSTLYPRIPHRIDGELLRYAARFGLLAHKDDQIDEHDRYAIRAGFWREIDVRAAAEHAPAPGAGPATP is encoded by the coding sequence GTGGAACACGTGGACCGCTGCGTCGTCCTGGTGGACGCCGGCTACCTGCTGGGTGCCGCCGCCAGTCTTCTCGCCGGGGAACCGGCCCGCTCCAGGATCACCGTCGATCACGCCGGGCTCATCCAGCAGCTGCGCCAGCGCGCCGAGGCCGAGACAGCGCTGCCCCTCCTGCGGATCTACTGGTTCGACGGTGCGCCCGACCGGGTGCCCCAGCCCGAGCACCGCAGACTACGGGTGATGCCCCGGGTCACCGTCCGGCTGGGCGCCCTGACGAGGAGCGACGGACGCTGGGCGCAGAAGGGCGTCGACGCGGCCATGCACACCGAGCTGACCGAGCTCGCCAGGAACCGGGCCTGCTCCGACATCGTGCTCGTCACCGGCGACGGCGATCTGCTGCCCGGTCTGATGTCGGCCAAGGAGCACGGCGTCGCCGTCCACCTCTGGGCCGTCCAGGCCGCCGACGGCGACTACAACCAGTCCGAGGACCTGGTCGCCGAGGCCGACGAACGCCGTGTGCTGGACCGGACCTGGATCACCCGGGCCGTCCGCGCCAAGGACCTCACGGGGATCTGTTCGCCCCCGCCCGCCCCGCGCCCCGAGATCGCCGCCATCCTCTCCGCGCCGCTGCCCGAGGCGGCCCTGGCCGCCTCCGCCGAACGGGCCGCCGAGGCGGCGGCCGCCGGCGGGGCCTCCGGCGAGGTCGCCACCGCCAACGGCAACGGCCACGCGGGCAACGGTCACCTCCACCACGGCAACGGCCACACCCACGGCACCGGTCACCTCCGGGAGGACGACCACGGCCACGGCGCCGGGGCCGGCGTCCCCGCCCCGGCCGGCGGGAAGGGCGTCCCCACCCCCAAGGACCTCGCGGGACTGCGCGCCCCCGGCGCCGCCCCCGCCACCCCGGGCGCCCCCGTGCCACAGGGCGCGAGCGCCCTCCGCTGGTCCTCCGACCGGGGCTGGGTCGAGCGCCCCGCCCCCACGCTCGGCGAACCGGCCGAGACCGCCTCCCTGCCCACCCTCGCCGCCCTCACCAGTGCCGAGCAGCGCTGGGCGGACCGCGAAGAGGACATCACCACCGTCGGCGGCGATCCGTTCGAGGTCGGACAGGTGTTCGCCCGCCGGTGGATGGAGCGGCTTCCCGAGCAGAGCCACGTCTCGAAGCTGTCCACCCTCTACCCCCGCATCCCGCACCGCATCGACGGCGAACTCCTCCGGTACGCCGCCCGATTCGGGCTGCTCGCCCACAAGGACGACCAGATCGACGAGCACGACCGGTATGCGATCCGGGCGGGATTCTGGCGCGAGATCGACGTCCGGGCCGCCGCCGAACACGCCCCCGCGCCCGGAGCGGGCCCGGCGACCCCGTAG
- a CDS encoding thioredoxin domain-containing protein, with amino-acid sequence MSARNNQANKAAARERLRVEREQQAKKDRARRQLVVGVSAVAVLAAAGGIGYAVVQSNKPSQWEEAAKATTVTAPKNTTGTNGTTVVVGKSSAKKTLELYEDSRCPVCATFEQSVGATVEKDVEAGKYKIKYVGATFIDDAATGEGSKNALSALGAALNVSPDAFLKYKGALYSADFHPEENDDKFAKDSYLLKVADSVPALKGNAEFRKNVENGTFDAWAMKMSKAFDESGVTGTPSLKMDGKPVTVAGSDNPPMTPAEFTTAIDTALKG; translated from the coding sequence ATGAGTGCACGCAACAACCAGGCCAACAAGGCTGCCGCCCGCGAGCGTCTGCGCGTCGAGCGCGAGCAGCAGGCGAAGAAGGACCGGGCGCGCCGCCAGCTCGTCGTCGGCGTCTCGGCCGTGGCCGTCCTGGCCGCCGCCGGCGGCATCGGCTACGCCGTGGTCCAGTCGAACAAGCCCTCCCAGTGGGAGGAAGCGGCGAAGGCGACCACCGTGACCGCCCCGAAGAACACCACGGGCACGAACGGCACGACCGTCGTCGTCGGCAAGTCGTCCGCGAAGAAGACCCTGGAGCTGTACGAGGACTCGCGCTGCCCGGTCTGCGCGACCTTCGAGCAGTCCGTGGGCGCCACGGTCGAGAAGGACGTCGAGGCCGGCAAGTACAAGATCAAGTACGTCGGTGCCACCTTCATCGACGACGCCGCCACGGGCGAGGGCTCGAAGAACGCCCTCTCGGCACTCGGCGCGGCCCTGAACGTGAGCCCCGACGCCTTCCTGAAGTACAAGGGAGCGCTGTACTCGGCGGACTTCCACCCCGAGGAGAACGACGACAAGTTCGCCAAGGACTCCTACCTGCTGAAGGTGGCGGACTCGGTACCGGCCCTCAAGGGCAACGCCGAGTTCAGGAAGAACGTCGAGAACGGCACGTTCGACGCCTGGGCGATGAAGATGTCGAAGGCCTTCGACGAGAGCGGCGTGACCGGCACCCCGAGCCTGAAGATGGACGGCAAGCCGGTGACGGTTGCGGGCTCCGACAACCCGCCGATGACGCCGGCCGAGTTCACCACGGCGATCGACACGGCGCTGAAGGGCTGA
- the dnaE gene encoding DNA polymerase III subunit alpha has translation MTKPPFTHLHVHTQYSLLDGAARLKDMFNACNEMGMTHIAMSDHGNLHGAYDFFHTAKKAGVTPIIGIEAYVAPESRRNKRKIQWGQPHQKRDDVSGSGGYTHKTIWAANSTGLHNLFKLSSDAYAEGWLQKWPRMDKETISKWSEGLIASTGCPSGELQTRLRLGQFDEALKAASEYQDIFGKDRYFLELMDHGIEIERRVRDGLLEIGKKLGIPPLVTNDSHYTYAHESTAHDALLCIQTGKNLSDPDRFRFDGTGYYLKSTDEMYAIDSSDAWQEGCRNTLLVAEQINTDGMFVEKNLMPKFDIPEGYTDTTWFREETMRGMHRRFPGGIPEDRLKQVEYEMDTIISMGFPGYFLVVADFIMWAKKQGIAVGPGRGSAAGSIVAYAMGITDLDPIPHGLIFERFLNPERISMPDVDIDFDERRRVEVIRYVTEKYGSDKVAMIGTYGKIKAKNAIKDSARVLGYPYAMGDRLTKAMPADVLGKGIDLNGITDPSHPRYSEAGEIRAMYENEPDVKKVIDTARGVEGLVRQMGVHAAGVIMSSEPIVDHAPIWVRHTDGVTITQWDYPQCESLGLIKMDFLGLRNLTIMDDAVKMVKANKGIDLDLLALPLDDPKTFELLQRGDTLGVFQFDGGPMRSLLRLMKPDNFEDISAVSALYRPGPMGMNSHTNYALRKNKQQEITPIHPELEKPLEEVLAVTYGLIVYQEQVQKAAQIIAGYSLGEADILRRVMGKKKPDELAKNFTIFQEGARKNDFSDEAIQALWDVLVPFAGYAFNKAHSAAYGLVSYWTAYLKANYPAEYMAGLLTSVKDDKDKSAVYLNECRRMGIKVLPPNVNESESNFAAQGDDVILFGLSAVRNVGTNVVESIIRSRKAKGKYTTFPDFLDKVEAVVCNKRTIESLIKAGAFDEMGHTRKGMVAHHEPMIDNVVAVKRKEAEGQFDLFGGMGEETSDEPGFGLDVEFSDVEWEKSYLLAQEREMLGLYVSDHPLFGIEHILSDKTDAAISQLTGGEHSDGAVVTIGGIISGLQRKMTKQGNAWAIATVEDLAGSIECMFFPATYQLVSTQLVEDTVVFVKGRLDKREDVPRLVAMELMVPDVSNAGTNAPVILTIPTVKVTPPMVTRLGEILGHHKGNTEVRIKLQGPRTTTVLRLDRHRVQADPALFGDLKVLLGPSCLAG, from the coding sequence GTGACCAAGCCGCCCTTCACGCACCTCCACGTCCACACCCAGTACTCGCTGCTGGACGGTGCCGCGCGGCTCAAGGACATGTTCAACGCGTGCAACGAGATGGGCATGACCCACATCGCGATGTCCGACCACGGCAACCTGCACGGGGCCTACGACTTCTTCCACACGGCCAAGAAGGCCGGGGTGACGCCGATCATCGGCATCGAGGCGTACGTCGCCCCCGAGTCCCGGCGGAACAAGCGGAAGATCCAGTGGGGCCAGCCCCACCAGAAGCGGGACGACGTCTCCGGTTCCGGTGGTTACACCCACAAGACGATCTGGGCGGCGAACTCCACCGGACTCCACAACCTCTTCAAGCTCTCCTCCGACGCGTACGCCGAGGGCTGGCTGCAGAAGTGGCCCCGGATGGACAAGGAGACCATCTCCAAGTGGTCGGAGGGGCTCATCGCCTCCACCGGCTGCCCCTCCGGAGAGCTGCAGACCCGGCTCCGCCTCGGCCAGTTCGACGAGGCCCTGAAGGCCGCCTCCGAGTACCAGGACATCTTCGGCAAGGACCGGTACTTCCTGGAGCTCATGGACCACGGCATCGAGATCGAGCGCCGGGTCCGCGACGGGCTCCTGGAGATCGGCAAGAAGCTTGGCATCCCGCCGCTCGTCACCAACGACTCGCACTACACGTACGCGCACGAGTCGACCGCGCACGACGCCCTGCTCTGCATCCAGACCGGCAAGAACCTCTCCGATCCGGACCGCTTCCGCTTCGACGGCACCGGCTACTACCTCAAGTCCACGGACGAGATGTACGCCATCGACTCGTCGGACGCCTGGCAGGAGGGCTGCCGCAACACCCTCCTGGTCGCGGAGCAGATCAACACCGACGGCATGTTCGTCGAGAAGAACCTCATGCCGAAGTTCGACATCCCGGAGGGGTACACCGACACCACCTGGTTCCGCGAGGAGACCATGCGGGGCATGCACCGCCGGTTCCCCGGAGGCATCCCCGAGGACCGCCTGAAGCAGGTCGAGTACGAGATGGACACGATCATCTCGATGGGCTTCCCCGGCTACTTCCTCGTCGTCGCCGACTTCATCATGTGGGCGAAGAAGCAGGGCATCGCGGTGGGCCCCGGCCGAGGCTCCGCGGCCGGTTCGATCGTCGCGTACGCCATGGGCATCACCGACCTCGACCCGATCCCGCACGGACTGATCTTCGAGCGCTTCCTCAACCCCGAGCGCATCTCGATGCCCGATGTCGACATCGACTTCGACGAGCGTCGGCGCGTCGAGGTGATCCGGTACGTGACGGAGAAGTACGGCTCCGACAAGGTCGCCATGATCGGCACGTACGGCAAGATCAAGGCGAAGAACGCCATCAAGGACTCCGCGCGCGTCCTCGGCTACCCGTACGCCATGGGCGACCGGCTCACCAAGGCCATGCCCGCCGACGTCCTCGGCAAGGGCATCGACCTCAACGGCATCACCGACCCCTCGCACCCGCGGTACAGCGAGGCCGGCGAGATCCGCGCGATGTACGAGAACGAACCGGACGTCAAGAAGGTCATCGACACCGCCCGGGGCGTCGAGGGCCTGGTCCGCCAGATGGGCGTGCACGCGGCCGGCGTGATCATGTCCAGCGAGCCCATCGTCGACCACGCGCCGATCTGGGTGCGGCACACGGACGGCGTGACCATCACGCAGTGGGACTACCCCCAGTGCGAGTCGCTCGGCCTGATCAAGATGGACTTCCTGGGCCTCAGGAACCTCACGATCATGGACGACGCCGTCAAGATGGTGAAGGCCAACAAGGGCATCGACCTCGACCTGCTCGCCCTGCCGCTGGACGACCCGAAGACCTTCGAACTGCTCCAGCGCGGTGACACCCTCGGCGTCTTCCAGTTCGACGGCGGACCCATGCGTTCGCTGCTGCGGCTGATGAAGCCCGACAACTTCGAAGACATCTCCGCCGTGTCCGCCCTGTACCGGCCGGGCCCGATGGGCATGAACTCGCACACGAACTACGCCCTGCGCAAGAACAAGCAGCAGGAGATCACCCCGATCCACCCCGAGCTGGAGAAGCCGCTCGAAGAGGTGCTCGCGGTCACCTACGGCCTGATCGTGTACCAGGAGCAGGTGCAGAAGGCCGCCCAGATCATCGCCGGCTACTCGCTCGGCGAGGCCGACATCCTCCGCCGCGTGATGGGCAAGAAGAAGCCCGACGAGCTGGCGAAGAACTTCACGATCTTCCAAGAGGGCGCCCGCAAGAACGACTTCAGCGACGAGGCGATCCAGGCGCTCTGGGACGTACTGGTCCCCTTCGCCGGCTACGCCTTCAACAAGGCGCACTCCGCCGCGTACGGACTGGTCTCCTACTGGACCGCCTACCTCAAGGCGAACTACCCCGCCGAGTACATGGCCGGTCTGCTCACCTCGGTCAAGGACGACAAGGACAAGTCCGCCGTCTACCTCAACGAGTGCCGCCGCATGGGCATCAAGGTGCTCCCGCCGAACGTGAACGAGTCCGAGTCGAACTTCGCCGCCCAGGGCGACGACGTGATCCTCTTCGGCCTCTCCGCCGTGCGGAACGTCGGCACCAACGTCGTCGAGTCGATCATCCGGTCGCGCAAGGCCAAGGGGAAGTACACGACCTTCCCCGACTTCCTCGACAAGGTCGAGGCCGTCGTCTGCAACAAGCGGACCATCGAGTCGCTGATCAAGGCCGGCGCCTTCGACGAGATGGGCCACACCCGCAAGGGCATGGTCGCCCACCACGAACCGATGATCGACAACGTGGTCGCGGTCAAGCGCAAGGAGGCCGAGGGACAGTTCGACCTCTTCGGCGGCATGGGCGAGGAGACCAGCGACGAGCCGGGCTTCGGTCTGGACGTCGAGTTCTCCGACGTCGAGTGGGAGAAGTCCTACCTGCTCGCCCAGGAGCGCGAGATGCTCGGCCTGTACGTCTCCGACCACCCGCTCTTCGGCATCGAGCACATCCTGTCCGACAAGACGGACGCGGCGATCTCCCAGCTCACCGGCGGCGAGCACTCCGACGGCGCGGTCGTCACCATCGGCGGCATCATCTCCGGCCTCCAGCGGAAGATGACCAAGCAGGGCAACGCCTGGGCGATCGCCACCGTCGAGGACCTGGCCGGCTCCATCGAGTGCATGTTCTTCCCGGCCACCTACCAGCTGGTCTCCACCCAGCTGGTCGAGGACACGGTCGTCTTCGTCAAGGGACGGCTCGACAAGCGCGAGGACGTGCCCCGGCTCGTCGCCATGGAGCTGATGGTCCCCGACGTGTCGAACGCCGGGACCAACGCGCCGGTGATCCTCACCATCCCCACCGTCAAGGTGACCCCGCCGATGGTCACCCGGCTCGGCGAGATCCTGGGCCACCACAAGGGCAACACCGAGGTACGGATCAAGCTCCAGGGCCCCCGGACCACGACCGTGCTCCGGCTCGACCGGCACCGGGTGCAGGCCGATCCGGCCCTCTTCGGCGACCTGAAGGTGCTGCTCGGCCCGTCCTGCCTGGCCGGCTGA